One window of Agromyces rhizosphaerae genomic DNA carries:
- a CDS encoding DUF1918 domain-containing protein has protein sequence MHAVIGERLVIHGKQVGQAERHGEIIEVRGQDGDPPYLVRFDDGHESLIFPGSDCEVEHAHTG, from the coding sequence ATGCATGCGGTCATTGGCGAGCGCCTCGTCATCCACGGCAAGCAGGTCGGGCAGGCGGAGCGGCACGGCGAGATCATCGAGGTGCGGGGCCAGGACGGCGATCCGCCGTACCTCGTGCGATTCGACGACGGCCACGAGAGCCTGATCTTCCCGGGCTCCGACTGCGAGGTCGAGCACGCG
- a CDS encoding PucR family transcriptional regulator → MHPTLRTLLDQRELDLRLVGDADLLREGALDAPLDWAHASDLADPTPFLDGSGLLLTTGRQFEGAEPGFADAYVARLVERGVAGLGFGTEVLREGTPDSLVAACRSRRLPLVEVPYRTPFIAIARTVATGIAEEAYARRTWALGAQRALALAALRPDGLSATLAELSRQLGQWVALVGAGGRVEREYPAGDLDAAGIEVVRDGARELLRRGQRASVTVQVGPQRVSLHTLGIGGALRGVLAVGGADRLDRAGRGVMTAVIAMAGLALEQHRHLDRTTGLLRTGLLHALLAGDLDLPDRIARQLWGPLPAGPVHVAVASAPESVDALVEWLELEVDAREGALFFACDADRVVLCTSQADRALVDEVSRGFRVAVGVAGPVPWGDLARGHDEARRAHERATESRDPVVVTFDAVARQGVLAYLARTDAREVAHASLDPLVAHDAAEGTALVATLRTWLERNGHFDAAARALGVHRHTVRARIQHAERLLGRDLSTFHARADLWAALLAAGAVEGAGTPVGTGSGRAEAPSVP, encoded by the coding sequence TTGCATCCCACCCTGCGCACCCTGCTCGACCAGCGCGAGCTCGACCTCCGCCTCGTCGGCGACGCGGACCTGCTGCGCGAGGGCGCCCTGGACGCGCCGCTCGACTGGGCGCACGCCTCGGACCTGGCCGACCCGACCCCGTTCCTCGACGGGAGCGGGCTGCTGCTCACGACCGGGCGCCAATTCGAGGGCGCGGAGCCCGGCTTCGCCGACGCCTACGTCGCACGACTCGTCGAACGCGGGGTCGCCGGCCTCGGCTTCGGCACCGAGGTGCTCCGCGAGGGCACGCCCGACTCGCTCGTGGCGGCCTGCCGGTCCCGGCGCCTTCCGCTCGTCGAGGTGCCCTACCGCACCCCCTTCATCGCGATCGCCCGCACGGTCGCGACCGGCATCGCCGAGGAGGCGTACGCGCGGCGCACCTGGGCGCTCGGTGCGCAGCGCGCGCTCGCGCTCGCGGCGCTCCGTCCCGACGGGCTGAGCGCCACGCTCGCCGAGCTCTCACGGCAGCTCGGGCAGTGGGTTGCCCTCGTCGGCGCGGGCGGGCGCGTCGAGCGCGAGTACCCGGCGGGCGACCTCGACGCGGCGGGCATCGAGGTCGTGCGCGACGGGGCGCGCGAACTGCTCCGCCGCGGCCAGCGCGCGAGCGTGACCGTGCAGGTCGGGCCCCAGCGGGTGAGCCTGCACACGCTCGGCATCGGAGGCGCGCTGCGCGGCGTGCTCGCCGTCGGCGGCGCCGACCGGCTCGATCGGGCCGGCCGCGGGGTGATGACGGCCGTGATCGCCATGGCCGGGCTCGCGCTGGAGCAGCATCGCCACCTCGACCGCACGACCGGACTGCTCCGCACCGGACTGCTGCACGCGCTGCTCGCAGGCGACCTCGACCTGCCCGACCGCATCGCCCGGCAGCTGTGGGGCCCGCTCCCCGCGGGGCCCGTGCACGTGGCGGTCGCCTCTGCGCCGGAGTCGGTCGACGCGCTCGTCGAGTGGCTCGAGCTGGAGGTCGACGCCCGCGAGGGCGCGCTGTTCTTCGCCTGCGACGCCGATCGCGTGGTGCTGTGCACGAGCCAGGCCGACCGCGCGCTCGTCGACGAGGTCTCGCGGGGTTTCCGCGTCGCGGTCGGCGTCGCGGGCCCGGTGCCGTGGGGCGACCTCGCCCGCGGGCACGACGAGGCGCGGCGCGCGCACGAGCGGGCGACCGAGTCGCGCGACCCGGTGGTCGTCACCTTCGACGCCGTCGCCCGCCAGGGCGTGCTCGCGTACCTCGCCCGCACCGACGCGCGCGAGGTCGCGCACGCGTCGCTCGACCCGCTCGTCGCCCACGACGCCGCCGAGGGCACGGCGCTCGTCGCCACCCTGCGCACCTGGCTCGAGCGCAACGGCCATTTCGACGCCGCGGCCCGCGCGCTCGGCGTGCACCGGCACACGGTGCGTGCGCGGATCCAGCACGCCGAACGACTGCTCGGTCGCGACCTCTCCACGTTCCACGCGCGCGCCGACCTGTGGGCCGCACTGCTGGCGGCGGGCGCCGTGGAGGGCGCCGGGACACCGGTCGGGACGGGGTCTGGCCGGGCCGAGGCGCCGAGCGTACCCTGA
- a CDS encoding MaoC family dehydratase N-terminal domain-containing protein, with protein sequence MPVNPELMGREFAPTEPYLVGREKVREFARAVFATSPIHFDPEAARAAGHADVVAPPTFPVVVQEHTLAQLLAEPDAGIDFSRVVHGDQRFSYSRAVVAGDELTATLAVTSVKTLGGNAMVTAESTMTDASGAHVVTAISTLVVRGDDA encoded by the coding sequence GTGCCAGTGAACCCCGAGCTGATGGGCCGCGAATTCGCGCCCACCGAGCCCTACCTCGTCGGTCGCGAGAAGGTGCGCGAGTTCGCGCGCGCCGTGTTCGCGACGAGTCCGATCCACTTCGACCCCGAGGCCGCGCGCGCGGCCGGCCACGCCGACGTGGTCGCCCCGCCGACGTTCCCGGTGGTCGTGCAGGAGCACACGCTCGCGCAGCTGCTCGCCGAGCCCGACGCGGGCATCGACTTCAGCCGCGTCGTGCACGGCGACCAGCGCTTCAGCTACTCGCGCGCGGTCGTCGCGGGCGACGAACTGACCGCGACCCTGGCCGTCACGAGCGTGAAGACGCTCGGCGGCAACGCGATGGTCACGGCCGAGTCGACGATGACGGATGCCTCCGGAGCGCACGTCGTCACGGCGATCTCCACGCTCGTGGTGCGGGGGGACGACGCATGA
- the gabT gene encoding 4-aminobutyrate--2-oxoglutarate transaminase, producing MTLAEPLDATAPAPTGGPTLPQERRLATAIPGPRSSELLARKSAAVARGVGHAAPVHVVAAGGGVIVDADGNSLIDLGSGIAVTSVGNSNPRVVDAVSRQLDAFTHTCFTIAPYDGYVSVAEALNRLTPGDHVKRSALFNSGAEAVENAVKIARRATRKQAVVAFDHAYHGRTNLTMGLTAKNIPYKHGFGPFAPEVYRAPLSYPYRDGGLSGADAAARAILQIEKQVGAENLAALIIEPIQGEGGFIVPAEGFLPALAEWARANDVVFIADEVQTGFGRTGAMFAMEHEGVVPDLVVTAKGIAGGLPLAAVTGRAEIMDASDPGGLGGTYGGNPLACAAALAAIDAYEEDGLVERAGALGELLLGRLAELQASDPRIGDVRGRGAMVAMELVDPVTGDPDAALTAAVAAHAIAHGVVVLTCGTYGNVIRFLPPLTISDELLLEGLGVVADGLAASMEVSA from the coding sequence ATGACGCTCGCCGAACCGCTCGACGCCACGGCGCCCGCCCCGACGGGCGGCCCCACGCTGCCGCAGGAGCGGCGGCTCGCCACCGCGATCCCCGGCCCCCGGTCGTCGGAACTGCTCGCCCGCAAGTCCGCCGCGGTGGCGCGCGGCGTCGGCCACGCGGCCCCCGTGCATGTCGTCGCGGCGGGCGGCGGCGTCATCGTCGACGCCGACGGCAACTCGCTCATCGACCTCGGCTCCGGCATCGCGGTCACGAGCGTGGGCAACAGCAACCCGCGGGTCGTCGACGCGGTCTCGCGCCAGCTCGACGCGTTCACCCACACCTGCTTCACCATCGCCCCGTACGACGGCTACGTGTCGGTCGCCGAGGCGCTGAACCGCCTCACCCCCGGCGACCACGTCAAGCGCAGCGCCCTGTTCAACTCGGGCGCCGAGGCCGTCGAGAACGCCGTGAAGATCGCCCGCCGGGCCACCCGGAAGCAGGCGGTCGTCGCGTTCGACCACGCCTACCACGGACGCACCAACCTCACGATGGGCCTCACGGCCAAGAACATCCCCTACAAGCACGGCTTCGGCCCGTTCGCCCCCGAGGTCTACCGGGCGCCGCTGTCGTACCCGTACCGCGACGGGGGGCTGAGCGGTGCGGATGCCGCTGCCCGCGCGATCCTCCAGATCGAGAAGCAGGTCGGGGCCGAGAACCTCGCCGCGCTCATCATCGAGCCGATCCAGGGCGAGGGCGGGTTCATCGTCCCCGCCGAGGGCTTCCTGCCGGCGCTCGCCGAGTGGGCGCGCGCGAACGACGTCGTGTTCATCGCCGACGAGGTGCAGACGGGCTTCGGCCGCACCGGCGCGATGTTCGCCATGGAGCACGAGGGCGTGGTGCCCGACCTGGTCGTCACGGCCAAGGGCATCGCGGGCGGCCTGCCGCTCGCGGCGGTCACGGGCCGGGCCGAGATCATGGACGCCTCCGACCCGGGCGGCCTCGGCGGCACGTACGGCGGCAACCCGCTCGCCTGCGCCGCGGCGCTCGCCGCGATCGACGCGTACGAGGAGGACGGACTGGTCGAGCGTGCCGGCGCGCTCGGCGAACTGCTGCTCGGACGCCTCGCCGAGCTGCAGGCGTCCGACCCGCGCATCGGCGACGTGCGGGGCCGCGGCGCCATGGTCGCGATGGAGCTCGTCGACCCGGTGACGGGCGATCCGGATGCCGCCCTGACGGCGGCCGTCGCCGCGCACGCGATCGCCCACGGCGTCGTCGTGCTCACCTGCGGCACGTACGGCAACGTCATCCGCTTCCTGCCGCCGCTCACGATCTCGGACGAACTGCTCCTCGAGGGCCTCGGAGTCGTCGCCGACGGACTCGCCGCATCGATGGAGGTATCCGCATGA
- a CDS encoding NAD-dependent succinate-semialdehyde dehydrogenase: MSTTNATAAAAREAALLAGIPTQLSIGGEWVDAADGATLPVRDPSTGEVLVHIADAGVDDGARALDAAVAAQESWAATAPRQRAEILRRAFDLLQERADDFALLMTLEMGKPLAEARGEVTYGGEFLRWFSEEAVRVHGRYGLNPEGTGHMVVSQRPVGPCYLITPWNFPLAMATRKIAPALAAGCTVVVKPAALTPLTTLAFVALLEEAGLPGGVVNVITTSHSSAVSSPIIADPRLRKLSFTGSTPVGQALLREAANGVLRVSMELGGNAPFVVFEDADLDTAVDGAMLAKFRNIGQACTAANRFIVHESVADEFAARVAERVRAMRVGRGTEEGVQIGPLIDDRAVATTGELVADAVGRGATVLAGGEASDGPGSFFAPTVLSGVAAGSRLLAEEIFGPVLGITTFADEDEAVRLANATEYGLVSYVFTQDLARGHRMIDRLDTGMMGLNAGVVSNAAAPFGGVKQSGLGREGGFEGIHEYLSTKYTLIPS, encoded by the coding sequence ATGAGCACCACGAACGCCACCGCAGCCGCCGCCCGCGAGGCTGCGCTGCTCGCCGGCATCCCGACGCAGCTCTCGATCGGCGGCGAGTGGGTCGACGCGGCCGACGGCGCGACCCTTCCCGTGCGCGACCCCTCGACCGGCGAGGTGCTCGTGCACATCGCCGACGCGGGCGTCGACGACGGGGCGCGGGCGCTCGACGCGGCCGTCGCCGCACAGGAGTCCTGGGCCGCGACAGCGCCGCGGCAGCGCGCCGAGATCCTGCGCCGGGCGTTCGACCTGCTCCAGGAGCGCGCCGACGACTTCGCGCTGCTGATGACCCTCGAGATGGGCAAGCCGCTCGCCGAGGCGCGCGGCGAGGTGACCTACGGCGGCGAGTTCCTGCGCTGGTTCAGCGAGGAGGCCGTGCGGGTGCACGGCCGCTACGGGCTGAACCCCGAGGGCACGGGGCACATGGTGGTCTCGCAGCGGCCCGTCGGACCGTGCTACCTGATCACGCCGTGGAACTTCCCGCTCGCGATGGCGACCCGCAAGATCGCTCCCGCGCTGGCCGCCGGCTGCACCGTGGTCGTGAAGCCCGCCGCGCTCACCCCGCTCACGACGCTCGCCTTCGTCGCGTTGCTCGAGGAGGCCGGGCTGCCCGGCGGCGTGGTCAACGTCATCACCACCTCGCACTCGTCGGCGGTGTCGTCGCCGATCATCGCCGACCCCCGGCTGCGCAAGCTCTCGTTCACCGGCTCGACGCCGGTCGGGCAGGCGCTGCTGCGCGAGGCGGCGAACGGCGTGCTGCGCGTGTCGATGGAGCTGGGCGGCAACGCCCCGTTCGTCGTGTTCGAGGACGCCGACCTCGACACGGCCGTCGACGGCGCGATGCTCGCGAAGTTCCGCAACATCGGCCAGGCCTGCACGGCCGCGAACCGCTTCATCGTGCACGAGTCGGTCGCAGACGAGTTCGCGGCCCGGGTCGCCGAGCGCGTGCGCGCGATGCGCGTCGGGCGCGGCACCGAGGAGGGCGTGCAGATCGGCCCGCTCATCGACGACCGGGCGGTCGCGACGACGGGCGAACTGGTGGCCGACGCGGTCGGGCGCGGGGCGACGGTGCTCGCCGGCGGCGAAGCATCCGACGGCCCCGGCTCGTTCTTCGCACCCACGGTGCTCTCGGGGGTCGCGGCCGGCTCGCGCCTGCTCGCCGAGGAGATCTTCGGGCCGGTGCTCGGCATCACCACGTTCGCCGACGAGGACGAGGCCGTGCGGCTCGCCAACGCGACCGAGTACGGCCTGGTCTCGTACGTGTTCACGCAGGACCTCGCGCGCGGGCACCGCATGATCGACCGGCTCGACACGGGCATGATGGGCCTGAATGCGGGCGTGGTCTCGAACGCGGCGGCGCCGTTCGGCGGCGTGAAGCAGTCGGGCCTCGGCCGCGAGGGCGGGTTCGAAGGCATCCACGAGTACCTCTCGACGAAGTACACGCTGATCCCCAGCTGA